A single region of the Parasphingorhabdus litoris DSM 22379 genome encodes:
- a CDS encoding YMGG-like glycine zipper-containing protein gives MRIFARKLSILAVTTVSAISLTACAGNYAGEGAAAGAATGAIIGAVTGDADDALKGAAIGAAAGAAAGYFIDKDDDCDGYNDDGELDDDCRGEPGYPD, from the coding sequence ATGAGAATATTTGCACGGAAATTATCAATCCTCGCTGTCACGACTGTGTCGGCAATTTCTTTAACAGCCTGTGCCGGCAACTATGCTGGTGAAGGTGCCGCAGCTGGCGCAGCAACCGGCGCCATTATCGGCGCGGTGACTGGCGATGCCGATGATGCCTTAAAAGGCGCAGCCATTGGCGCTGCTGCAGGAGCGGCCGCGGGCTATTTCATCGACAAGGATGATGATTGCGATGGCTATAATGATGACGGTGAGCTCGACGACGACTGCCGCGGAGAGCCTGGTTATCCGGATTGA
- a CDS encoding amidohydrolase has translation MKHLSILLALTALPSLAHAQNAQETKILEGIDARYDETASVARQIWEWAEVGYQEEKASGLLQQNLRAQGFKITSGVAEIPTAFVAEYGKGGPVIAILAEFDALPGINQDAVATRSPIEGKGAAHACGHNLFGAGSLEAAIAVKKWLDETGTPGRVRLYGTPAEEGGSGKVYMVRAGLFDDVDFALHWHAGDENSAAARMTLANRSAKFRFRGVSAHAAGAPEKARSALDGVEAFNLMVNMMREHVPQDSRIHYVITEGGTAPNVVPDFAEVFYYVRHPDPDGVDAIWKRMEDAARGAALGTGTEVDWEVIHGNNPLLVNETLAKMVDAKLRQVGGITYSAEEQKFAETIYASFDSPKLKLGSESEIQPYEVTLGYGSTDVGDVSYATPTVGLQTATWVPGTSAHSWQSSAASGMSIGFKGTQAAAKTLTLAAIELYSNPELRKEAKAEFDKARGPNYEYKSLLGDRDPPLDYRK, from the coding sequence ATGAAACATCTTAGTATCTTGCTCGCTCTAACCGCCCTGCCCTCCTTGGCCCATGCGCAGAACGCGCAAGAAACGAAAATATTGGAAGGCATTGATGCCCGCTATGATGAAACCGCCAGCGTCGCTCGCCAGATCTGGGAATGGGCAGAAGTCGGCTATCAGGAAGAGAAAGCCAGCGGCCTATTGCAGCAAAACCTTCGCGCACAGGGCTTCAAGATAACCTCGGGCGTTGCCGAAATTCCAACAGCCTTTGTGGCCGAATATGGGAAAGGCGGGCCCGTCATCGCGATATTGGCCGAATTTGATGCTCTGCCCGGCATTAACCAGGATGCGGTTGCAACACGATCGCCAATAGAAGGTAAAGGCGCCGCACATGCATGTGGCCACAATCTGTTCGGTGCAGGGTCGTTAGAAGCAGCCATTGCCGTCAAGAAATGGCTAGATGAAACCGGAACACCTGGCCGTGTCCGGCTCTACGGAACACCGGCAGAGGAAGGCGGTAGCGGAAAAGTCTATATGGTCCGCGCTGGATTATTCGACGATGTTGATTTTGCCCTGCACTGGCATGCTGGTGATGAAAATTCTGCAGCAGCCCGCATGACCTTGGCCAATCGTTCCGCCAAGTTCCGTTTCAGGGGTGTTTCTGCTCATGCGGCAGGCGCGCCTGAAAAAGCGCGCTCTGCGTTGGATGGCGTCGAAGCATTTAACCTGATGGTCAATATGATGCGCGAACATGTCCCGCAGGACTCGCGCATTCATTATGTCATTACTGAAGGCGGGACTGCACCCAATGTTGTCCCTGATTTTGCGGAAGTCTTCTACTATGTCCGGCACCCGGATCCAGATGGCGTAGATGCGATTTGGAAGAGAATGGAAGATGCCGCTCGCGGTGCTGCCCTTGGCACAGGCACCGAAGTGGATTGGGAAGTAATCCATGGCAATAATCCGCTATTGGTCAACGAAACCCTGGCCAAAATGGTGGATGCAAAACTGCGCCAAGTTGGTGGAATTACCTATTCCGCAGAAGAACAAAAGTTCGCCGAAACTATTTATGCCAGCTTTGATAGCCCGAAACTGAAACTCGGCAGCGAGTCCGAAATACAGCCCTATGAAGTAACACTGGGCTATGGATCGACAGATGTTGGCGATGTGTCTTATGCTACACCGACAGTTGGTCTGCAGACCGCAACATGGGTGCCAGGAACCTCTGCCCATAGCTGGCAATCATCGGCGGCAAGCGGTATGTCCATTGGTTTCAAAGGCACACAGGCCGCGGCCAAGACGCTGACCCTTGCTGCAATTGAACTGTATAGCAATCCGGAGTTGCGCAAAGAAGCCAAGGCTGAGTTCGACAAGGCACGCGGACCAAATTATGAATATAAATCGCTGCTGGGCGACCGCGACCCGCCACTGGATTATCGCAAGTAG
- the recF gene encoding DNA replication/repair protein RecF (All proteins in this family for which functions are known are DNA-binding proteins that assist the filamentation of RecA onto DNA for the initiation of recombination or recombinational repair.), giving the protein MTISRLTLQNFRNYPQLRLETAPGFVVLSGDNGAGKTNILEAVSLLSPGRGLRRAPIKDMASEGSSGDFAVAAELGDIQLGTGTSMEYPERRKTRVNGAAVPTNDLAQWLSILWLTPAMDRLFMEGASGRRNFLDRLVTALEPEHARSCTRYDAARRERNRLLADEYMPDSEWLDALDGQLASFGSAVAEARFRITQALNDALAKTDDGLFAAAKLHLDDKQQRSEQELLQALGINRQADRRAGRTLNGPHRADLTVFHRAKDQAAEKCSTGEQKALLFSIILAHADLIADQRGSRPILLLDEVAAHLDPQRRAALFSKLKEKGGQVWLTGTEPGLFDDVPDDALHFKVAGGTVTKR; this is encoded by the coding sequence ATGACGATCTCCCGCCTCACTTTGCAAAATTTCCGGAACTATCCGCAGCTGCGTTTAGAAACCGCACCGGGCTTTGTTGTATTGAGCGGCGATAATGGCGCAGGAAAGACTAATATATTGGAAGCGGTATCGCTTCTGTCACCCGGCCGCGGGTTAAGGCGGGCTCCGATAAAGGATATGGCCAGCGAGGGAAGCAGCGGCGATTTTGCCGTCGCTGCGGAGCTAGGGGATATCCAACTGGGAACCGGCACCAGCATGGAATATCCCGAACGCCGCAAAACACGGGTCAACGGCGCTGCGGTGCCGACTAATGATTTAGCCCAATGGCTATCGATATTGTGGCTAACTCCTGCGATGGACCGGCTGTTCATGGAGGGCGCATCGGGGCGGCGGAATTTTCTGGATCGACTGGTAACGGCTCTTGAACCGGAACATGCCAGAAGTTGTACGCGCTATGATGCCGCACGACGAGAGCGCAACCGGCTATTGGCAGATGAATATATGCCAGACAGCGAGTGGCTGGATGCACTCGACGGACAGCTCGCCAGCTTTGGCAGTGCAGTCGCCGAGGCCCGCTTTCGCATTACGCAGGCCCTTAATGATGCGCTGGCGAAGACCGACGATGGTCTCTTTGCCGCGGCGAAACTTCATCTCGACGACAAACAGCAGCGCAGCGAACAAGAGCTGCTTCAGGCTCTCGGCATAAATCGCCAAGCCGATCGCAGGGCTGGCCGAACATTGAACGGCCCACATCGCGCTGACCTGACGGTGTTTCATAGGGCCAAGGACCAGGCCGCAGAGAAATGCTCCACTGGCGAGCAGAAAGCTTTGCTGTTCTCGATCATCTTGGCCCATGCCGACCTCATCGCTGATCAACGGGGCAGCCGCCCGATCCTTTTGCTTGATGAAGTCGCCGCTCATCTCGACCCACAGCGCCGGGCAGCGCTGTTCAGCAAGTTGAAGGAAAAGGGCGGGCAAGTCTGGTTGACCGGCACGGAGCCCGGGCTATTTGATGACGTCCCCGATGATGCACTCCATTTCAAGGTGGCAGGCGGTACGGTTACGAAGCGTTAA
- the mobA gene encoding molybdenum cofactor guanylyltransferase, giving the protein MNDNPPTCLVILAGGQSRRMGKDKAKITLGGERLVDRAIARYSPSVDRIWLSAASDFDTGIDIISDDPDAPGGPIGAIFTIAAHLPILCPEAVGFVTVPVDAPFAPDNLVRRLSAVPGCAVAQGPERLHPVFGYWRCDIVNSIRGTHEIGEQSPSLHWLARQCDAQLVDWPDEAPFMNINTPQDLADAEAQI; this is encoded by the coding sequence ATGAATGATAATCCCCCAACCTGCCTTGTCATTCTGGCGGGTGGTCAATCCCGCAGAATGGGCAAGGATAAAGCGAAAATCACCTTGGGCGGTGAGCGACTGGTCGACCGCGCAATCGCGCGATATAGCCCCTCTGTCGATCGAATTTGGCTTTCGGCCGCCAGCGATTTTGACACTGGCATCGACATTATCTCCGATGACCCTGACGCACCCGGTGGGCCGATTGGTGCAATTTTTACCATTGCGGCTCATTTGCCGATACTCTGTCCCGAAGCCGTTGGTTTTGTGACGGTTCCGGTGGATGCCCCCTTCGCACCCGACAATCTTGTCCGCCGCCTAAGCGCTGTGCCGGGCTGTGCTGTTGCGCAGGGGCCAGAGCGGTTACATCCGGTTTTTGGCTATTGGCGCTGCGATATCGTGAATAGCATACGCGGAACGCACGAAATCGGCGAGCAATCCCCTTCCCTGCATTGGCTGGCGCGACAATGCGATGCGCAGTTGGTCGACTGGCCGGACGAAGCGCCATTCATGAACATCAATACGCCACAAGATTTAGCAGATGCCGAAGCCCAAATATAA
- a CDS encoding glycoside hydrolase family 97 protein, protein MTVVKTPVRNVLLLIAAFLSTPALAEDLASTTSPDGQIKVSVMINGEGRVQYAVTKDGNAIIAPSQMGFQFTDAIPMARGFTFDGADTNAVDSKWELPWGERTTVVDQHNELAVRVHDMGGDKGTTKRSLTIRFRVFNDGIGFRYELPAQADGKPWNIADENTDFVIAQNGVSWWTPAGDWNRYEYLYHETPIDSVSSAHTPITMKLDDGTHLSFHEAALVDYSGMWLKRVEGRRFRSTLAPSSRDARVSRTGAFNTPWRTIRIAADAAKLYDSDLELNLNEPNKLGDVSWVEPFKYIGVWWEMHLDTASWASGEKHGATTANTKRYIDFAAKHGFRGVLVEGWNKGWDGNWFGNGRDYSFTETYPDFDIQWLTDYAREKGVRLVGHHETGGNIKVYEAQLDEAMALYERLGIDAVKTGYVADAGGIIAPGDGPDGERFEWHDGQTMVRHHLKVVETAAKHKVAVNPHEPIKDTGLRRTYPNWVSREGARGMEYQAWGEPGNGPDHVPTMIFTRMLSGPMDYTPGVFSLKGRDGRDLESTLARQLALYLVVYSPIQMAADLPENLAKYPKELAFVEQVPVDWSETKTLAGEVGDYAVIARKDKASEDWYVGGVTNEEARDIAVDLSFLPEGTNYVATIWRDADKADYRTVARHDTEIENRNVTAKDRLPLRIAPGGGFAIRLTPAG, encoded by the coding sequence GTGATGATCAATGGTGAAGGCCGTGTACAATATGCCGTGACCAAAGATGGCAATGCCATAATTGCACCATCACAAATGGGCTTTCAGTTCACCGATGCTATCCCAATGGCGCGCGGCTTTACCTTTGACGGTGCCGATACCAATGCAGTGGACAGCAAATGGGAATTGCCTTGGGGTGAACGCACCACAGTAGTGGATCAGCACAATGAACTGGCCGTCAGGGTACATGATATGGGCGGCGACAAAGGAACAACAAAACGCTCTCTAACCATTCGTTTCCGGGTGTTTAATGACGGCATCGGCTTTCGCTATGAGTTGCCTGCACAAGCCGACGGAAAGCCGTGGAATATCGCAGATGAAAATACCGATTTTGTGATCGCGCAGAACGGTGTTTCTTGGTGGACACCTGCTGGCGACTGGAACCGCTATGAATATCTCTATCATGAAACTCCGATAGACAGCGTTTCCTCGGCCCACACGCCGATTACGATGAAACTGGACGACGGCACCCATTTGTCGTTTCATGAAGCGGCTCTGGTTGACTATTCAGGCATGTGGCTGAAGCGGGTTGAAGGTCGGCGTTTCCGTTCGACGCTCGCACCGTCCAGTCGCGATGCGCGGGTCTCCCGTACCGGCGCGTTCAATACCCCTTGGCGCACAATCCGCATCGCGGCAGATGCGGCCAAGCTGTATGACAGCGATTTGGAGCTAAACCTCAACGAACCCAATAAGCTCGGCGATGTAAGCTGGGTAGAGCCGTTTAAATATATTGGCGTCTGGTGGGAAATGCATCTCGATACCGCCAGCTGGGCTTCCGGCGAAAAACATGGTGCGACCACGGCCAACACCAAACGCTATATCGATTTTGCCGCCAAACATGGTTTCCGCGGCGTATTGGTAGAAGGCTGGAACAAGGGTTGGGACGGCAACTGGTTTGGCAATGGCCGCGACTATTCCTTCACCGAAACCTATCCCGATTTCGATATCCAATGGTTGACGGACTATGCCCGTGAAAAGGGCGTGCGTCTGGTCGGCCATCATGAAACCGGCGGCAACATCAAGGTCTATGAAGCACAGCTGGACGAGGCGATGGCGCTCTATGAAAGGCTTGGCATCGATGCAGTGAAAACCGGCTATGTGGCCGATGCCGGCGGGATCATTGCACCGGGCGATGGCCCTGATGGCGAGCGTTTTGAGTGGCATGACGGACAGACCATGGTCCGCCACCATCTGAAAGTCGTTGAGACAGCAGCCAAGCACAAGGTCGCCGTCAATCCGCATGAACCGATCAAGGATACCGGCCTGCGCCGAACCTATCCCAATTGGGTCAGCCGCGAAGGCGCGCGGGGCATGGAATATCAGGCATGGGGTGAGCCAGGTAATGGTCCCGATCATGTGCCGACAATGATATTCACCCGAATGCTGTCGGGTCCGATGGATTATACGCCGGGCGTTTTCTCGTTAAAAGGGCGGGATGGCCGCGATCTGGAATCAACGTTGGCACGGCAATTGGCGCTCTATCTGGTGGTCTATTCACCCATTCAAATGGCGGCTGACTTGCCCGAGAATCTCGCAAAATATCCCAAAGAACTGGCCTTTGTGGAACAAGTACCCGTCGATTGGAGCGAGACAAAAACACTGGCTGGCGAAGTCGGCGACTATGCTGTTATCGCGCGCAAGGATAAGGCGAGCGAAGACTGGTATGTCGGCGGCGTGACCAATGAAGAGGCGCGGGATATAGCGGTTGATTTGTCTTTCCTACCTGAAGGCACGAACTATGTCGCAACAATCTGGCGCGACGCCGACAAGGCCGACTATCGCACGGTTGCTCGCCATGACACGGAAATCGAAAACCGTAATGTGACGGCCAAAGACAGGCTGCCCCTGCGCATCGCTCCGGGCGGCGGCTTTGCCATCCGACTGACGCCAGCAGGTTGA
- a CDS encoding MarR family transcriptional regulator, protein MSLLIEEQSSEIFAEFGIVIPVRSCSLMTSLAKLGSASASDLASALEQSHQLVLQKLPKLVQLGLLVRTQDETDARRKLFSLTDEGIDQLEKFDRCSVLLRKAYAELFAEVGDINLLISNAIDALNQKPLCNRLSDST, encoded by the coding sequence TTGAGCTTGCTTATAGAGGAGCAATCTTCGGAGATATTTGCGGAATTTGGGATTGTCATCCCGGTACGCTCCTGCTCGTTAATGACGTCCCTGGCCAAGTTGGGGTCAGCCTCGGCGTCGGATTTGGCATCCGCGCTTGAGCAATCTCATCAGCTGGTATTGCAGAAGCTGCCCAAGTTGGTTCAGCTTGGGCTTTTGGTGCGGACACAGGACGAAACAGATGCGCGTCGGAAACTATTCTCCCTTACAGACGAGGGCATAGACCAGCTGGAGAAATTTGATCGCTGCAGTGTTCTCCTCCGAAAAGCTTATGCTGAACTTTTTGCAGAAGTCGGTGACATAAATTTGCTCATTTCAAATGCTATTGATGCGTTGAACCAAAAACCGCTGTGTAACCGTCTCAGTGATAGCACCTGA
- a CDS encoding tryptophan halogenase family protein: MTDPAAKDFVILGGGTAGWMAACLLAHQWRDRGAKVTLIESKEIGIIGVGEGSTPQLKAFFDRLGIAECKWMPACDATYKNGISFHGWSNRSGYESYFHPFPAPIDSHTAAKFFYNTRARRTGRDVDAHPDRFFLPALLAATDKAPKAPEHFPFEPSYGYHFDAHKVGAFLAGHATENLGVRHIEGRVEKVERADNGDIAALVTEDGARIAGDFFLDCSGFRAILFNGALEEPFLAFSDNLFNDSAVVMPTAHADDAGLPSQTKATALSAGWIWDIPLTTRSGNGYVYSSSHIDAETAEQELRQHLGVGDQGEARHLKMRVGRVRNSWSHNALAIGLSQGFLEPLEATALHIVMATVEQFIGSFEVGGYTPENRDSFNADIAARYEGIRDYIVCHYKVNRREDAAGIDYWAACRNNHSLSDDLKAVLTNWYIGGDLAAEIARLDISKYYSAISWHSLLAGYGTFPDDAKITPPGEDIVHHDMDDIGRFLERCALNFSDHAAAL, encoded by the coding sequence ATGACCGATCCCGCCGCCAAAGATTTCGTCATATTGGGCGGCGGGACAGCTGGCTGGATGGCGGCATGTTTGCTGGCGCACCAATGGCGTGATCGCGGTGCGAAGGTCACCCTGATCGAAAGCAAGGAAATCGGCATCATCGGTGTCGGCGAAGGCTCCACACCGCAGCTAAAAGCCTTTTTCGATCGGCTTGGCATAGCGGAATGCAAGTGGATGCCCGCCTGTGACGCGACCTATAAAAACGGTATCAGCTTTCACGGATGGTCCAACCGGTCCGGCTATGAAAGCTATTTTCATCCTTTTCCCGCCCCGATTGACAGCCATACGGCGGCTAAATTTTTCTATAACACCCGGGCCCGGCGGACCGGTCGGGATGTTGACGCGCACCCTGATCGTTTCTTCCTGCCCGCACTTTTGGCCGCGACCGACAAAGCGCCAAAAGCGCCGGAGCATTTCCCGTTTGAACCAAGTTATGGCTATCATTTTGATGCCCATAAAGTCGGGGCCTTTCTGGCTGGCCACGCGACGGAAAATCTGGGCGTCAGACATATTGAGGGTAGGGTCGAGAAAGTCGAGCGGGCAGATAATGGCGACATAGCTGCGCTTGTCACAGAAGATGGTGCACGCATTGCGGGTGATTTTTTCCTCGATTGCAGCGGTTTTCGCGCCATATTGTTCAATGGTGCTTTGGAAGAACCGTTTCTTGCTTTCTCGGACAATCTGTTCAACGACAGCGCAGTAGTCATGCCAACTGCGCATGCAGACGATGCCGGCTTGCCAAGCCAAACCAAGGCTACGGCGCTGTCAGCCGGTTGGATCTGGGACATTCCGCTGACTACGCGCAGCGGGAACGGCTATGTCTATTCCTCTTCTCATATTGATGCAGAGACAGCAGAGCAGGAACTGCGCCAGCATCTGGGCGTTGGCGACCAGGGCGAAGCGCGCCATCTGAAAATGCGGGTGGGCAGGGTACGCAATAGCTGGTCGCACAATGCGCTAGCTATTGGACTGTCCCAAGGGTTTCTCGAACCGTTGGAAGCGACCGCTCTACACATCGTGATGGCGACAGTGGAGCAGTTTATCGGATCATTTGAGGTTGGTGGCTACACACCGGAAAATCGCGACAGTTTCAACGCCGATATTGCAGCCCGTTATGAAGGCATCCGCGACTATATTGTCTGCCACTATAAAGTGAACCGGCGCGAAGATGCGGCGGGAATCGACTATTGGGCCGCCTGCCGCAACAACCATAGCTTATCAGATGATCTGAAAGCGGTGCTCACAAATTGGTATATTGGCGGTGACCTGGCGGCAGAAATTGCTCGGCTCGATATCAGCAAATATTATAGCGCGATCAGCTGGCATAGTCTTTTGGCAGGCTATGGCACCTTTCCTGACGATGCCAAAATAACGCCACCTGGCGAGGACATCGTCCATCATGATATGGATGATATTGGTCGCTTTCTGGAACGCTGTGCGCTCAATTTTAGTGACCATGCAGCGGCATTGTAG
- a CDS encoding PspC domain-containing protein: MKNKLKLDKANGKLMGVCSGLANWSGMDANLLRIIFVLATIFGFGSAIIIYLAIGLIVD; the protein is encoded by the coding sequence GTGAAAAACAAACTCAAACTCGACAAAGCCAATGGCAAGCTAATGGGCGTATGCTCCGGCCTTGCAAATTGGAGCGGCATGGATGCCAATCTTCTGCGCATCATCTTCGTGCTCGCGACCATTTTTGGCTTTGGTTCTGCGATCATCATCTATCTCGCGATTGGCCTGATTGTCGACTAA
- a CDS encoding cation diffusion facilitator family transporter, translating into MSGHHHHHGHISHSHHDRHGPHGHMPTNFSRAFAFGIALNTIYIIVEVIFGLLSGSMALLADAGHNLSDVLGLAVAWAGAELAKKPPSKQFTYGLGGSSILAALLNGLFLLVACGAIAWEAIERFSAPQAVASQTVIIVASIGIVINFGTAMLFMRGQKEDINIRGAFLHMMADAAVSAGVVIGGIAIFYTGQNWIDPLISLLIVALIFWSTWGLLKEAIRMSLAGVPRGIDVEEVLEALSELPGVETVHDLHIWPMSTSENAMTAHLVIPGGHPGKGFLADVQTEMKKRFAIHHITIQIELEDEESDICQTNCHS; encoded by the coding sequence ATGTCCGGCCATCACCATCATCACGGACATATTTCTCACAGCCACCATGATCGCCACGGCCCGCACGGCCATATGCCAACAAATTTCAGCCGTGCCTTTGCCTTTGGTATCGCGCTCAACACCATCTACATCATCGTCGAGGTAATTTTTGGCCTCCTTTCCGGCTCCATGGCTCTGCTTGCCGATGCCGGGCATAATCTGTCAGATGTGCTGGGCTTAGCCGTCGCATGGGCCGGAGCTGAACTCGCTAAAAAGCCTCCCAGCAAGCAATTTACTTATGGTCTTGGCGGATCGTCGATATTGGCAGCCCTATTGAACGGCCTATTTCTGCTGGTCGCCTGTGGGGCGATCGCTTGGGAAGCGATAGAGCGGTTTAGTGCCCCGCAAGCTGTCGCGTCGCAAACTGTTATCATTGTGGCGTCGATCGGCATCGTCATAAACTTCGGAACGGCAATGCTGTTCATGCGCGGTCAGAAGGAAGATATAAATATCCGCGGCGCATTTTTACATATGATGGCTGATGCTGCAGTATCAGCGGGCGTGGTTATCGGCGGTATCGCAATATTCTATACTGGGCAGAATTGGATCGATCCGCTGATCAGCTTGCTCATTGTTGCACTGATCTTCTGGAGCACCTGGGGATTATTGAAAGAAGCCATCCGGATGTCACTGGCCGGGGTGCCAAGGGGTATCGATGTGGAAGAGGTATTGGAGGCGCTTTCTGAGCTTCCCGGAGTTGAGACGGTACATGATCTGCATATCTGGCCGATGAGCACCAGCGAAAACGCGATGACCGCACATCTCGTCATTCCGGGGGGGCATCCGGGTAAAGGGTTTCTTGCTGATGTTCAGACGGAGATGAAAAAGCGTTTTGCGATCCATCACATCACCATCCAGATTGAACTGGAGGACGAGGAATCCGATATCTGCCAAACGAATTGCCATTCATAG
- a CDS encoding S41 family peptidase has product MLHKFWSLIIASLFIFFLTPDVAAEEHGLSKNEKNEIIMALGKALKSNYVFPEKAENISQLLQQNLRNGGYDKVRDKSEFASELTNDIIEISNDLHFVVGLDPKWVSEFTAKDDPARKAEWRQKNLAEAAQTNFGFDNIKRLEGNIGYVSFTYFANPEIGHDTAAATMKFIENTDAIIFDLRYNNGGYLEMAQFLASYLFSAEKDQLLFDYYYNEDGKRIERGQWVLPALPSKRLMDKPVYILTGSTSFSSAEWFSYTLQKLGRATLIGERTAGGAHPVTRVPIDDEFFLQTPIGEIRDPVDKSDFEGQGVVPDHQVASKNALVVTHMMALETLAKNDPAKAEELKWLQPVLLGRSSQTQLRADIGEKITGAYEGRKIVQEDGQLFYIWRDRFRLALTPIAENLFSVEGIKDFRFRFLTSGDKVTALERINRKGPNRVYKRID; this is encoded by the coding sequence ATGCTGCACAAATTCTGGTCATTGATCATCGCTTCACTTTTCATATTTTTTCTGACGCCCGATGTTGCAGCCGAAGAACATGGCCTCTCCAAGAATGAGAAAAACGAAATTATTATGGCCTTGGGAAAGGCTTTGAAATCAAATTATGTCTTCCCGGAAAAGGCGGAGAATATCTCGCAACTCTTGCAACAAAATTTGCGAAATGGCGGTTATGATAAAGTCAGGGATAAGTCAGAATTTGCAAGCGAGCTGACCAATGATATCATTGAAATCAGCAACGACCTTCATTTTGTTGTTGGCCTTGACCCAAAATGGGTGAGTGAATTTACCGCAAAAGATGACCCTGCTCGCAAAGCTGAATGGAGGCAAAAGAACCTTGCAGAAGCGGCCCAGACAAATTTCGGTTTTGACAATATCAAGCGGCTTGAGGGCAATATCGGCTATGTAAGTTTTACCTATTTTGCCAATCCGGAAATCGGTCATGATACGGCCGCTGCAACGATGAAGTTTATAGAGAACACCGATGCCATCATTTTTGATCTGCGTTACAATAATGGCGGATATCTCGAAATGGCTCAGTTTCTTGCAAGCTATTTGTTTAGCGCAGAGAAAGACCAGCTTCTCTTTGATTACTATTATAATGAAGACGGGAAACGAATTGAGCGCGGTCAGTGGGTTTTACCAGCACTCCCCAGCAAGCGGTTAATGGACAAGCCGGTTTATATCCTGACCGGCAGCACGTCATTCTCGTCTGCCGAATGGTTTTCCTACACGCTTCAAAAACTGGGACGTGCAACGTTGATTGGGGAACGAACGGCGGGCGGTGCTCACCCAGTCACCCGGGTTCCGATCGATGATGAATTCTTCCTGCAAACACCAATTGGCGAGATTCGGGATCCTGTGGACAAGAGTGACTTTGAAGGCCAAGGCGTCGTGCCCGACCATCAAGTCGCATCGAAAAATGCTCTTGTGGTCACGCATATGATGGCGTTGGAAACACTTGCGAAAAATGACCCAGCCAAGGCGGAGGAACTTAAATGGCTGCAACCGGTCCTGTTGGGAAGGTCTAGTCAAACTCAATTGCGAGCAGATATTGGCGAAAAAATCACGGGCGCCTATGAAGGGCGCAAAATTGTGCAGGAAGACGGACAGCTATTCTATATTTGGCGAGACCGGTTTCGTTTGGCTTTGACACCGATTGCAGAAAATCTGTTTAGCGTAGAGGGCATAAAGGATTTCCGATTTCGGTTCCTGACCAGCGGTGATAAGGTGACGGCGTTGGAGCGCATAAACAGAAAGGGGCCCAACAGGGTCTATAAACGCATTGACTAA